A stretch of Verrucomicrobiota bacterium DNA encodes these proteins:
- a CDS encoding ATP-dependent Clp protease ATP-binding subunit yields the protein MTAEGLLKRSGCAPDADLDRQWRAHLANLGLYLEERIRGQRQAIRRVTQALQASALGLNAGSAGPRASFLFLGPTGVGKTETAKAFSEYLFGSRASVEMLFMNEYAAAARTPEFLSRLEAAIVRNSRGATLVFDEIEKAHPQLIDLLLSLLDEGLFTATSGERFTVKLFYLVLTSNLGSGDLAKMENAPHATMERIALDVARQALRPELFARITEHIVFRPLDLEVQKQIVDELIARKLEVLSRYFGRRLTIERGPVAAFLLRSAYNKNQGARLLRQEVERQFNRACLPWALHGEVPPEGRFDYDPGSAGLLLR from the coding sequence ATGACGGCAGAAGGACTCCTGAAACGAAGCGGCTGTGCGCCGGACGCGGACCTGGATCGCCAATGGCGAGCTCACCTGGCAAATCTAGGCCTGTACCTGGAGGAACGGATAAGAGGACAACGGCAGGCGATTCGCCGGGTTACCCAGGCTTTGCAGGCTTCGGCCCTTGGCCTGAACGCCGGGTCGGCGGGACCGAGAGCAAGTTTTCTGTTCCTCGGTCCTACCGGGGTCGGGAAGACGGAAACCGCCAAAGCCTTCAGCGAGTACCTGTTCGGCTCTCGCGCGTCTGTTGAAATGCTTTTCATGAACGAGTACGCGGCGGCGGCGCGTACCCCGGAGTTCCTTTCCCGCCTCGAGGCTGCGATCGTTCGCAATTCCCGAGGCGCAACGCTCGTGTTCGACGAAATCGAAAAGGCGCACCCTCAGCTGATCGACCTGTTACTGTCATTGCTCGATGAGGGGTTATTCACGGCTACATCCGGCGAGCGGTTCACCGTAAAGCTTTTCTACCTCGTGTTGACGAGTAATCTCGGCAGCGGCGACCTGGCGAAAATGGAAAATGCGCCGCACGCCACCATGGAGCGGATCGCTCTGGACGTTGCGCGCCAGGCATTGCGTCCGGAGCTTTTTGCGAGGATCACCGAGCACATCGTGTTTCGCCCGCTTGACCTTGAGGTTCAGAAGCAAATCGTCGATGAGTTGATCGCCAGGAAACTGGAAGTTCTCAGTCGCTATTTCGGGAGGCGTCTCACGATTGAGCGGGGACCGGTTGCCGCATTTCTTCTACGATCAGCGTATAACAAGAACCAGGGGGCCCGCCTGTTGCGGCAGGAAGTCGAGCGGCAATTTAATCGAGCCTGCCTGCCCTGGGCATTGCATGGTGAAGTGCCGCCGGAAGGCCGTTTTGATTATGACCCCGGCAGCGCCGGCCTCCTCTTAAGGTAA
- a CDS encoding TrbI/VirB10 family protein, with the protein MNRRTQAIIAVALLVSAGVLTLALAQRGGARKLGKRGETLVAGFEKVTEPMTSSLRNFSPVLPPKPKPKAERAAPVHRETPVTEAAVIPTPLRPLTIFTSETQPEKPATPDPRSGDYAPAFRLVKCQLVNTVDSSDITTPIIGLVTEDVWWNGKIIIRANSEVHGLAALDRSRERIASQGDFTFILNEPDGRGRELVVRGLALDMDKDDEVDSYGITDGSAGLRGDVIRTANNELIRLYATSLLNGIAGAVSTSASGLLGNRVYTNGSSLGLSALQGGVINPLAGGTQAVLDRYAQQIASAVERDGFFVRVPAGKQFYIYCTEAIDLGKARVGADEERRAREEAELNLEKRRDQVRRALPVDALELLNPLLPALVPKSQNEK; encoded by the coding sequence ATGAATAGGCGGACGCAGGCGATCATCGCCGTGGCGTTGCTGGTGAGTGCAGGGGTGCTCACACTGGCATTGGCGCAACGCGGCGGCGCACGAAAGCTGGGGAAGCGAGGCGAGACCCTGGTGGCCGGGTTCGAGAAGGTTACCGAACCGATGACGTCATCGTTGCGCAACTTCAGCCCGGTGTTGCCTCCCAAACCCAAGCCAAAGGCCGAGCGGGCCGCGCCGGTGCACAGGGAAACGCCTGTGACTGAAGCCGCCGTGATCCCGACGCCGCTCCGGCCGCTCACCATTTTCACGTCGGAAACGCAACCGGAGAAGCCTGCAACGCCGGACCCGCGCAGCGGCGATTACGCCCCGGCTTTTCGCCTCGTGAAATGCCAGCTCGTCAACACGGTTGATTCAAGCGACATCACCACGCCGATCATTGGCCTGGTAACTGAGGACGTCTGGTGGAATGGGAAAATCATCATCCGGGCGAATTCAGAAGTGCACGGCTTGGCCGCCCTGGATCGTTCGCGTGAACGCATCGCCAGCCAGGGAGATTTCACCTTCATCCTGAATGAACCGGATGGCCGAGGCCGCGAACTGGTCGTTCGCGGCCTCGCGCTGGACATGGATAAGGACGATGAAGTTGACAGTTACGGCATCACCGACGGCAGTGCCGGGTTGCGAGGCGACGTGATCCGCACGGCCAATAATGAGCTGATCAGGCTCTATGCCACCTCGCTGCTTAACGGGATTGCCGGCGCCGTCTCCACCTCGGCCAGCGGGCTGCTGGGCAACCGGGTGTATACCAACGGCAGTTCCTTGGGCTTAAGCGCCTTGCAGGGAGGCGTGATTAATCCGCTGGCCGGGGGGACCCAGGCCGTATTGGACCGGTACGCGCAACAGATCGCCTCAGCGGTCGAGCGCGACGGTTTCTTCGTACGCGTCCCGGCGGGCAAACAGTTTTACATTTACTGCACCGAGGCGATCGACCTCGGCAAAGCGCGGGTGGGCGCCGATGAAGAGCGCCGTGCGCGCGAGGAGGCTGAGTTGAACCTCGAAAAGCGGCGTGACCAGGTCCGCCGGGCCTTACCCGTGGACGCCCTGGAATTACTGAATCCATTGCTGCCTGCTTTGGTCCCGAAAAGTCAAAACGAAAAATAA